The DNA window AATGGGAAGCGTCGCTCTCGCCCGATTATATTTCCACGCAATATCTTCCGGCCATCGATACTGTTCTCAGGATATCAGAGAGCATGGGAATCCAGGCCGACAAAGTGAAAGGGGCGCTGGAGTCCTTCCGCGGAGTTCCGGGCAGAGGCGAGGTATACTTCCAAGATGGCCGGTGGCTCGTGAAGGAGAGAAACCCGGGGATATCGCACATCTCCATCGGGATGACCATGGAGTGCCTGAAGGCGATGGGCGCTTTGGACGGATGCTTCGTTGTAGTCGACCCGGTCAGCAGGAAGGTCTGCGACAAGATGAAGGCCCCGCTCATACGCGAGGTTCTGGATGGGTACGGCGTGGAGTACGTCATAACCGACGGTAAGGGGGAAGAGGTCGACGTTTCCGGCCACAAAACGGTCGTGACATTCATCAAGGAGGCATGGCAATGAAGATAATCCACCCCCGCCCGAACCCTATCGTCGCGGCGATGTATACGCTCAGAGATCTGAATGTCGATGTCATCGTGGTCCATGGGCCAGCAGGCTGCTGCTTCATGGCATCCAGAATGCTGGAGGAAGCCGGAGTCAGAGTAGTGACCAGCGGCCTCATGGAGGATGACCTGATCTTCGGAGGCTCCGATTCTTTGGTGGAGACGCTGAAGATGTCCTGGGAGAAATTCCGTCCGAACACGGTGGCTGTGATCGGCACATGCTCCAGCATGATCATCGGCGAGGACATGGACGCTTCCATCAGGAAGGCCGCGCTCCCTTGCAACGTGTTCTCCGTAGACAGCCACGGCTGCTCCGGCGACAACACGACCGGCGCGGTGAAAGCTCTGGAGTGCGCTTGCAGGGCTGGATTGCTCTCGGAAGGCGAGCGCGACAGGCAGATATATCTCATGAATGCGGCCACTTCGATGGAGAAGAGAGTCGGCATGGCCGGGAGGGAGTATCTGTCTCCGACCAGAGGCCCGACGAAGCTCGCAGCAGCCAAACGCATAGCCGACGCTCTGGGAAGCGGGAAAAAGGTGGCATGCGCCATGCTGGCCAAGAAGGAGCTGGCGTTCCGTTTCGCAGATATGTTCATAGCTCTGACCGAAGCCAAGGAGAAATTAGGCGGGGAACTGTTCCTCGTCGGGAATCTCGACGGGAATCTGGGGCTCCCGAGGATCAGAGGATATGCCGAGGCGATACGCTCCGAGCTGGATTCCAAAGGGGTCAGGTACGAGTCGGTCGGCGGCATGGACGAATACGCGCTCATCGGGAGGAGGATCAAAGAGAGGGTTGACGAGTTCTCCCCGGACCTTCTCATAATAATCGGGATACCGCACGCGTACCCGGAGCTTCTCCCGGGGAACCTGCTGATCACGGACCAGCCGAGGCAGCTCGCCAATTACCTCTCCATGGGTCTGGATGCCGTCGGCGAGGTCTCATCGCATTCCATGGTCATGGGCGCCAAGAAGATCATCCCGTTGGAGACGGGAGAGACGCTGAGGGAGCTCCTCAGATGAAAGGCGTCGTGATCGCCGGGGCCGGAAGCGGAGCCGGGAAGACTTCGATAGCCACCGGCATAATGTCGTCCCTGTCGAAGCGGATGCGGGTCCAGCCGTACAAGGTCGGGCCGGATTTCATCGATCCGATGTACCACACGGTGGCGTCCGGAAGGCCGTCCAGGAACTTGGACACGTATATGGTTCCGGGCGACGGGATCCGCGGGATCGTCGGCAGCTCGTCGAAGGGCGCGGATATCTGCTTGGTGGAAGGCGTCCGCGGCCTTTACGAGGGGCTTTCCGGCGTCTCAGACAGGTGCTCCACGGCGGAGGCTGCGAAGATCCTAGGTTTCCCGGTGGTCCTTGTGATCGATGCGCGCTCTTTGACCAGATCGGCTGCGGCCATGATCAACGGGTTCAAAGCTTTCGATCCCGGCGTCGACATCTGCGGCGTCATTCTGAACAACATCTCAGGGGAGCAGCACGAGGGGAAGCTCAGGGAGGCGGTGGAGAAGTATTGTCCCGGCGTCGAGATCGTCGGGATGGTCAGGAAGCATCCTGAATGCGGCCTTAAGAACAGGCATCTGGGCCTGAAAACCGTGGACAGGACGTCCGAGGAGGAAGTCAGAGGCTTGGAGGCCTTGGCTGACGACATCGACATGGACGCTCTGCTGGGCATATGCGAATCCTGCGACGCGCAATTCCCGGAAGGCTCCCCATACGCCAGCCATAACGCCTGCGCCAAAGTCGCGGTGCCGATGGATGATGCATATTGCTTCTATTACAGAGAAAATCTGGAATGCCTCGAGGCGGCCGGTTTCAAGGTGAAATATTTCAGCCCGCTGGCCGGGAACCCTCTTCCGGACGCGGATATGTACTATCTCGGCGGGGGATATCCAGAGCTTTATGCCGATCGGATATCCGAGAACCGGGATTTCCTCGAAGGTCTGAGGAGCGCTTCTGAAAATAAGACTATAGTCTTAGGGGAATGCGGCGGCCTTATGACTATGTGTAAGACTATAGTGACAAAAGACGGAATCAGCCACGGAATGGCCGGCATATTCGATGCGGACGCCGTCATGTGCGGCAGGCACGGCCCGAAATATGTGGAAGCCGACTCCACCGATGCCAACCCTATATTCAAGGGTTCAGTGAGAGGCCACGAATTCCATTACTCCGAGCTGAAGCTTCATTCCATCCCGGAATATGGTTTCCGCATGTTCAGGGGCATCGGGATCTCCGGCGGGATGGACGGCATCTGCGTGAGAAACTCTCTCGGAGAATACATGCACCAGAACGCGCTTTCGGCGGAGGATTGGTGCAAGACTATAGTGGAAAAGATTGAATGAGGGGGATTCCCCTCGGTTTCAGCGGAATTCCGTCGCGTCGCTGTCGAGGACTTCGTTCCAGAGCCTGATGGTCTCCTGGGCGTCTTCCTCGTCCATGATCTGGATGGCGAATCCTGCGTGCACGACTGCCCAGTCGCCGATTCCGGCTTCGACCATGGAAAGGTTGGCTTTCCTGATCGTCCCTCCGAAATCGACGTCCCCCATGTTCCCCTCGATCTTCACGATTTTTCCGGGTATTGCTAAGCACATGGGATCACTCCGAGATTATCTTCAGAATCGCTTCCGCGGGCTGCCCGTCGGTCGCTTTCAGAGCTTCGAGCGCTTTGGATCTGTCGCATCCGGTCTGGGACATGATGAGGCTGATGTCTTCCTCGCTGAATATCGGCTCGGGCTCTCCGTTTTCCCCGATGTTCATGACCGTTTCTGGGCCGCTGATCTGGTAGCTTTTGTTCCCAGGCATCTCTATGCATACCACTTCGGGGTTTTTGAGCACGATCTCTTTGGTCCTGGTTCTGATGATGACTTCGGTGACGTCTTCGACGGTCGACTGGGTGATCCCCATCTTTTTCATCGCCTGTTTCATCTGGCGGTCGTTCATCCTCATTCCTGGCATATGGGCACGCCTACTGTTTCGTATGATTTTAAATTAACTATGAAGAAATGGTTTTGGCGCCGCATCAGGACAGCGCCTTGGAAACGGCTTCCTTCAAGGATTCCAGGACTTTTTCCGCAGATTCCGGATCCGGAGCTCCGCCTTGGGAGAACTCGGGCTTTCCGCCCCCGCGTCCGCCGAACTCTTTGAGGACGTCGCCGATGATTTTCTTGCAATCCACGGCTTCGCTGCCGGAAGCGAGCATCACCGACAGGGTCTCGCCGACGGAGACTATCGCGGCGATTCCGCCTTCCGACCTTATCGATT is part of the Candidatus Methanomethylophilaceae archaeon genome and encodes:
- the cfbD gene encoding Ni-sirohydrochlorin a,c-diamide reductive cyclase catalytic subunit — its product is MAMKIIHPRPNPIVAAMYTLRDLNVDVIVVHGPAGCCFMASRMLEEAGVRVVTSGLMEDDLIFGGSDSLVETLKMSWEKFRPNTVAVIGTCSSMIIGEDMDASIRKAALPCNVFSVDSHGCSGDNTTGAVKALECACRAGLLSEGERDRQIYLMNAATSMEKRVGMAGREYLSPTRGPTKLAAAKRIADALGSGKKVACAMLAKKELAFRFADMFIALTEAKEKLGGELFLVGNLDGNLGLPRIRGYAEAIRSELDSKGVRYESVGGMDEYALIGRRIKERVDEFSPDLLIIIGIPHAYPELLPGNLLITDQPRQLANYLSMGLDAVGEVSSHSMVMGAKKIIPLETGETLRELLR
- the cobB gene encoding hydrogenobyrinic acid a,c-diamide synthase (glutamine-hydrolyzing); this translates as MKGVVIAGAGSGAGKTSIATGIMSSLSKRMRVQPYKVGPDFIDPMYHTVASGRPSRNLDTYMVPGDGIRGIVGSSSKGADICLVEGVRGLYEGLSGVSDRCSTAEAAKILGFPVVLVIDARSLTRSAAAMINGFKAFDPGVDICGVILNNISGEQHEGKLREAVEKYCPGVEIVGMVRKHPECGLKNRHLGLKTVDRTSEEEVRGLEALADDIDMDALLGICESCDAQFPEGSPYASHNACAKVAVPMDDAYCFYYRENLECLEAAGFKVKYFSPLAGNPLPDADMYYLGGGYPELYADRISENRDFLEGLRSASENKTIVLGECGGLMTMCKTIVTKDGISHGMAGIFDADAVMCGRHGPKYVEADSTDANPIFKGSVRGHEFHYSELKLHSIPEYGFRMFRGIGISGGMDGICVRNSLGEYMHQNALSAEDWCKTIVEKIE
- a CDS encoding HypC/HybG/HupF family hydrogenase formation chaperone translates to MCLAIPGKIVKIEGNMGDVDFGGTIRKANLSMVEAGIGDWAVVHAGFAIQIMDEEDAQETIRLWNEVLDSDATEFR
- a CDS encoding Nascent polypeptide-associated complex protein, whose translation is MPGMRMNDRQMKQAMKKMGITQSTVEDVTEVIIRTRTKEIVLKNPEVVCIEMPGNKSYQISGPETVMNIGENGEPEPIFSEEDISLIMSQTGCDRSKALEALKATDGQPAEAILKIISE